The segment CCACACacaaaccaaaaacaaaaaaatggcAACCATTGCTGGTGTTAGTCTCACTAGTCCAAAATTCTTGGCCAAGAATTCCAACTCCCCCAATTTTAAGCCATTTAAGTTGCCCTGCCTTAACAATCCATGgaaaaaatcatcaacaaaatTTGGTCTTGTGTGTTCAGCAGCACCAGATAACAAGCTTTCTGACCTTGTGGCTGATAGTGTTAAAGGGGCAGAGGAAACGTGCAATGAGAACCCGGCTAGCGGAGAATGCGCGGCGGCTTGGGATGTTGTGGAAGAGGCAAGTGCAGCGGCTAGTCATGCAAGGGACAAGAAGAAGCAGGAAGATGTTTTGGAAAATTATTGCAAGGAAAATCCAGAGACTGATGAGTGCCGTACATATGATAATTGATAGTGTACTAGTTTTGTGTTATTTAAGCACTCCGCTCTATTTTATTCCCAATTTGAATCTTCAATCCTATGAATTAGGCTATTCATATGTGTAATGAAAGGATTCTTCCTCTTTCAAATACTATACAAACATTTTGATATTCTCTTTTAAGATACAGATCCAGAATTTTTATTCGGGGTACAATCAGAATTTGAACCTTAGATGTTGGGGTGGATTTTGAATGTCATGGACCAGTGAGCTAACCTTTTGTCGaaatttatgtgtatataaatatagaaattatattctgtatatacaatatatttttttccaaaagggTTCAGGTAAACATCCTCCGAAGTCCGGCCCTCCTAGGTCAGCCCCTGCCTAAAAGGCTTGATCTGCTTTATGTGAAGCAGAATCTTTTGTCAGTTGCTAGTGGCTCTAAGATGGTTCGTTAAAATTCTTTAATATCCATCTCACGTCCAGTGCTGtcaacaattttgattttgagggCCTAAGATATAATGTTAAATTAGGTTTTGAACCTAACTCATAACCCAAAAACTACCTCAAGGGAGTAGAACTATCCAAGTCTTATAATGAGACcatccatctcattaaccactgatgtgagacttttgtcattctttaacacttTTAGATACTAGGCGagacaaatcagaaaaatggcagatataaaagaaaattcaagttaatcaatatattcaataaacTATAAAACTAATACGAGTTGTATCTTTTAGTTCATTCATCAATGTAATTGAGACTAATAAACGATGACGAGAAATTGGAAACTTACTATTAGGTTTTATGCTTTTTGTAATAATAATGGTATTATGTAAGCGGATAACTCTACCCACTAAAACTTACACAGGTAGAGAATCATCTTTTGTGCTTTTACAACCAATACCATCTTACTTTTAACTTCAAATCAAAAGCTATAGTATTCAATAGCTACTTTCATGCTCGAAATCCCTTTTGACGCAACATTTCCAACTTCCCTCTACCTAATCCATGGTGAAAGTAAAAGATCACTAGGCTTCCACAGTAAAATTAGCTCAATGTATTCATTTACAGTTCGTACTCATTAGTCGATGATGGATAAGCCTAGTCACTCCACTGAGACATTGGATATTTGCCATATCTTTGACATGGTAAAAGATTTTTTCTTGGCATGAAACTTAACATGATGGTTTACCTCAGGCCAGGGCACACAAAGTACTGAAATGGCAAACCTATTTCTTGAAGAAACAGAAGATACATGTTGGCAATTGTGTATTTTGACATGCAaatatcatcaagatcatgaaaTTATACACAGCTATATGGAACAAAGTTAATCTGTGGCAAACATTGTGCCAAGCAGAAACACAATTACTCAGAACTAGTTGAATGATCAGAGCAATCTTGCAGAAACAAAAAAGGGTCATATCGTTCACACGActtaagatttttatttataaactaGAGACTGAAGATCATTGACAAAGTACTAGAAACTGCTAATCCATGAAGCTAAATATTACATAGAGAATCTATAGTCATAAACTGACACAAAGAGAGCACAAGAAAAGCTACTAACTCACATTGCAAATAAACAAAATGCAGTGACTGCATAAAGGAGAACTTCGGGAAATAGTAACAAGGTTGTCTTTCGCTGCAGCTGTTGCATGTAATTGAATCGAAGAGGATACAAGGAGCACCTGTTAAGCAAGAACCCGAGAGCTAGGATCATGGTAGTCCAATCATACACACAGGTTGTGCTCAAAACTGAAACATGTCAGCAGAGGCAGTAATGGGTTGAATTGGGCAAGGGAGCTGCCAAGGCTCAAGCAAAGTGTCTGGAATTTCAGGGATGTCGACAGCAAGTCCATTAGCATCAGCCCAAAAACGAGTGAGGGAATTCAGAGAATCTAAGCGTTCAGTCAGTTCAGCCATTTGAGCCCTCAAGACATTGTTCTCCGCATCAAGGGTGTGGAAGTTTCTTCCAACAGATTCAATCTTCTCACGCCAGATAGTGCTCTGATTCTGCAGCTGTGTCAATTGGCTCATCAACTCCTCCAAATGCTGCTGCTTCCTCTTCCGTGACCGCCTTGCAGATTCACGGTTAGACTCCATTCTCTTTCGTTTTCTCTCATCATTAGTAGCATATCGCTGGCCATCAGAACCCGAACTAGCTGGTTGCTGAGTCGAAGCCATGTCTTTGTGTTGTTTATTCAATGGGGAAGTTTGTTCGATAAAAATAGGGATTCAAAAAAGGAGAGGTAACTACTTTTTTCTCGTTCGGTTTCTGAATTTGGTACTTCTAATTTCTAAATCAAACAGGAGGAGGGTTCAAGGGTTTGAGGTGGGCTAATTCATGAAAACACATAGAACCAGTACAGGAAGACAACGGAGAAAGAGTGCATAATGCGAACTCGACGCATGTGGATCATGAATAATTTGAAACTAACATAGAGAAACTATTTATCAAACCTCAATCAATGAAACAATAATCGAATATatcaaattagtaaaaattcAATGGTTGTTGTgtaaatccaaatccaaatccaaacaGTGCCTTCAGCAAACAAACGCAAATCAATCTGCAAAAAGCAAAACAGCACCTAacgtattaaaaaaaaaacaaattcaacAATCCATTGTATAAAAATCAATTAACCCAACACAATCACAATTAAATTAAGATCCTCGATCACCTCTATGTCTAATGTCAAAATAAATTCAGGATTACTCATAATTAAACTAATTCCACACAAAAAACCTAAAGGTCTTGGCTAAGCTGTCGGAAGTATAAATTAGGCCGGAAATATAATTCTATGATTATAATCTCGAGATAATTTAATCCGTCTACCAAATAACCCCAAAGCCAACCCAATTCATCATCAAATTAACAATCCACATACAAGCAAAACCTAACACTcagagcaaaaaaaaaaaaaagataaaatagagAGGAAAATAATAGACATACCTATCAAATGAGGAACCAAGGGTAGGCGAAAGAAGGTTTAAATGTTAGGAGAAAGAGGGTTTATATAGGAAGAGGAGGTAGGTATTTTGGTAAATATAAGcatatatttgtaatattttataaagcAAAAGTTAGTGCGATTGACGTAATCAGGAAGGTGGTTGGCGtgtaaattgaaaaattattgatgACAGCTAAGCAAAAGCAAAAATTGTCTCGTCGGTATATCCTCAAAGACAAAAGAATCTTCCACGGATCTTCTCTTTTCTGTGGGcgatacttttttattttattgaccatcacattttcttttttaaattatttctcaactgaaataaaattattttaatgttacaATAACTTAATGAATCTTGAGAAGTACaaatgatcaaaattttaatatcagtttcattcataattattttaatagttcTAGCATTATCAATTATCACTATTGATTTTCAACAACCAATCAATTGTAGCATCACAATTGATCATTTTATTCAAGTATAATCTTCACTATTAGTCATTATAACagttataaatacattgaattaagtgAATTGTCCATTAAACTTATCATAAGTTTATCCTTATTATAGATATGTATTCCAaaggtgatatgaaccttttcgAGATAGAAATGTATCTATTAATGTGACATTAAACATGGTGATCTTTTG is part of the Solanum lycopersicum chromosome 1, SLM_r2.1 genome and harbors:
- the LOC101268314 gene encoding calvin cycle protein CP12-1, chloroplastic, which encodes MATIAGVSLTSPKFLAKNSNSPNFKPFKLPCLNNPWKKSSTKFGLVCSAAPDNKLSDLVADSVKGAEETCNENPASGECAAAWDVVEEASAAASHARDKKKQEDVLENYCKENPETDECRTYDN
- the bZIP1 gene encoding bZIP transcription factor; the encoded protein is MASTQQPASSGSDGQRYATNDERKRKRMESNRESARRSRKRKQQHLEELMSQLTQLQNQSTIWREKIESVGRNFHTLDAENNVLRAQMAELTERLDSLNSLTRFWADANGLAVDIPEIPDTLLEPWQLPCPIQPITASADMFQF